In Kitasatospora viridis, the DNA window CTGAGCGCCGCCTGCGCCTGGGAGTTGAGCACCATCCGACGGGCGGCCAGGCGGCGCTCGGCGTCGTAGGAGTCGAGCAGGCCGGCCGGCGCGCCACCGCGCAGCTCGGCGGCCAGCTTCCAGCCGAGGTTGGCCGCGTCCTGCAGGCCCAGGTTCAGGCCGGGGCCGCCGCCGGAGGCGTACACGTGGGCCGCGTCGCCGACCAGCAGCACCCGGCCGTCGCGGAACCGCTCGGCCACCCGGGTGTTGCCGCCGGCCAGCCGCCGCAGCACGTGCGGGCCCGGGCCGTCCGGCGGGCCGAGCGGCAGCTCGACGCCGAGCACCCGGCGGACGCTCGCCGCCAACTCCGCCAGCGTCATGGGCTCCTCGGTGGCCGGCTGGTCCCACTCGGTGGTGCTGACCAGCGGCGGGTGCCCGGGGAACGGTGCGTAGGAGAAGCCGCCCTGCTCGGTGAGGTGCGGCAGGAACGGCAGCACCCGGCCGTGGCCCGGGATGTCCAGGGCCCCGGTCACCGGGTCGATCCAGTCGGTGGGCACCGAGGCGTGCGCCGTGCGGTTGGTGCGGCGGTCGTAGCTGACGCCCGGGAAGGCCGTGCCGGTGCTCTTGCGCACCACGCTGTGCGCGCCGTCCGCGCCCACCAGGTAGTGGGCGCGCAACTGCCGCACGCCGTCCGGGCCGACGACGTCGACCGTGACGCCGTCCGGGTCCTGCGCCACGGCGGTGACCCGGTGGCCGCGCCGCACCTCGACGCCGAGCTCGCGGGCCCGCTCGGCCAGCAGCTCGACGATCCGGTGCTGCGGGGCGGCCAGCCCGAAGACCGGACTCGCCTCCAGCAGACCGAGGTTGAGGGCCGCGCTGGCGAACATGAAGTAGGCGGTGTTGGGCTGCGGGGGAGCGGAGCCGCCACCGAGCGGCTCGTACAGGCCCCGGTGGTCGGCCAGGCGCACGACCTGGCCGAGCAGGCCGTTGGCCTTGGGCTCGGTGCTCGGCTCGACGAGCTGCTCCAGCACGATCGGGCGCACACCGGCCAGGCTCAACTCGCAGGCCAGCATCAGCCCGTTGGGGCCGCCTCCGGCGATGATCACATCGGCTGTCGGGTCGGTTGTCGGGTCGGTTGTCGGACCGGCCGTCACTTCGTCTGTCACGGGACACACTCCTAGGTGTGAACGGGAATGGGATGGCACCACTGGCCGGGGCCGGGGCCGGGGGCGCTCACGGAGCCGGCAGGCCGGCGGCCACCTGGTCGAAGACCTGGGCCAGCACGGCGCCGAGCGGCTGGGCTGCGCCGGGTCTCAGGCTGTGCTCGACGGCCACGCCGTTGGCGGCGCCGACCACGGCGGCCACCAGCTTGGGGTAGACGTCGCG includes these proteins:
- a CDS encoding FAD-dependent monooxygenase; this translates as MTDEVTAGPTTDPTTDPTADVIIAGGGPNGLMLACELSLAGVRPIVLEQLVEPSTEPKANGLLGQVVRLADHRGLYEPLGGGSAPPQPNTAYFMFASAALNLGLLEASPVFGLAAPQHRIVELLAERARELGVEVRRGHRVTAVAQDPDGVTVDVVGPDGVRQLRAHYLVGADGAHSVVRKSTGTAFPGVSYDRRTNRTAHASVPTDWIDPVTGALDIPGHGRVLPFLPHLTEQGGFSYAPFPGHPPLVSTTEWDQPATEEPMTLAELAASVRRVLGVELPLGPPDGPGPHVLRRLAGGNTRVAERFRDGRVLLVGDAAHVYASGGGPGLNLGLQDAANLGWKLAAELRGGAPAGLLDSYDAERRLAARRMVLNSQAQAALSAPGGDATALRELFGELLTEQPVVQRLADLIAGSDVRYDMGLADPHPAVGRFAPELELVVDDRKVRLAELARSGRPLLVDLTEGGGPAAALPTDQDGIEVVRAQGGPSGLTALLVRPDGYLAWASGSPRPDRTELAGLRSATGRWFGV